A DNA window from Helianthus annuus cultivar XRQ/B chromosome 15, HanXRQr2.0-SUNRISE, whole genome shotgun sequence contains the following coding sequences:
- the LOC110910033 gene encoding uncharacterized protein LOC110910033 — MGYWSAENATEAYIKTMKMGKRANEPDIAEFISAIAAGNNAQLMVVACAATAGLTTLGLIAASHQTGGKLICIVKGIEELESSKQALNSDANHVEFVVGNAQSFLSNEYKLADFVVIDCNLENHEAVLEAVQNNREKSTIVLGYNAYWKDSWVWSRLNSHLLPIGEGLLLMRVAGKGDNGGGKSGGHGCDSRRSHWVVKVDKCTGEEHVFRVRSPGGRVVKA; from the exons ATGGGTTACTGGTCAGCTGAAAATGCCACAGAAGCATACATCAAAACCATGAAAATG GGAAAGCGAGCCAACGAACCGGACATAGCGGAATTCATCTCCGCGATCGCAGCAGGAAACAACGCGCAACTCATGGTGGTCGCATGCGCGGCCACAGCCGGGCTAACCACATTAGGCCTCATTGCAGCATCTCACCAAACCGGTGGTAAACTTATTTGCATTGTAAAAGGGATAGAAGAACTTGAATCCTCCAAACAAGCACTCAACTCGGATGCAAACCACGTAGAATTCGTCGTGGGAAACGCACAATCTTTCTTGTCCAACGAGTACAAACTCGCGGATTTCGTGGTCATTGATTGTAATCTAGAGAACCATGAAGCAGTTCTTGAAGCTGTTCAAAACAATAGGGAAAAGAGTACTATTGTGTTGGGGTATAATGCATATTGGAAAGATTCATGGGTGTGGAGTAGATTAAACAGTCATTTGTTGCCCATTGGAGAAGGGTTGTTGTTGATGCGAGTTGCCGGAAAGGGTGACAATGGTGGTGGGAAGAGTGGTGGTCATGGTTGTGATTCGAGGAGGAGTCATTGGGTGGTTAAAGTGGATAAATGTACTGGTGAAGAACATGTTTTTCGGGTTAGATCGCCGGGTGGTAGGGTTGTTAAAGCTTAA